Below is a genomic region from Neorhizobium galegae.
ACCTTGACGATCTCGACGGATTCGAACGGCCAGAAATGGAAATGCAGGCCCGGCATGGAAATTTCGTCCTTCGGGCGGCCGAAACGCAGTTCCACCCCGCGCTCGTCCGGCTGGACCGTGTAGACGGACTGGAAGGCGAGGAAGGCAATGATCACGATGAGAACGATCGCGAAGGCGCCGCCGTTGAAGCCGCCGGGCATCACGCTGCGCAGCCGGTCCTGACTGCGCCTTATGATGTCTTCGAGGTCGGGCGGACCGCCGCTCCCCCCGCCGCCGCGTGGGCGGTTCGGTCCCTGTCCCCAGGGCCCTTGATTATTACCGCCACCGCCGCCCCAAGGACCGCCGCCGCCACCATTCTGATTGCTCCAGGGCATCAAAACCTCTTTGTTCGTATTCGCTCCCAAACCGCGACCCTGCCGTGCGGCAGCCGTCTGGCTATTGCCCGTTATAGGTATGAGCTGACCTGCTTTCAACGCAGGTTCAATAACTTCCCGTTCAACGGTAACGAAATGTTTCAGTTTGTCGCGGTTCGGCGGGTATAAGTGGCGAAACGGGTCGGATAACTGTCCTTCTCGCCCACCGGAAGGGCAACCTCCTCGATCTTCTCGAACACCGACGGATCAATGGCGGGAAAGAACGTATCGCCGTCGGAAATATCGGTCTCGACATGGGTAACGCGCAGCATGTCTGCGGTCTTGATCGCCTGGGCGTAAATCTCACCGCCGCCGAGCACATAAACCTCGTCGGCTCCGGCCTCCTCGGCCCTATGGCCGGCAATCTTCAATGCCTCTTCGAGGGATGCTGCCACATCGACGCCCTCGTAGTGGAAATCCGGATTGCGCGTGACGACCACATGCGGCCGACCAGGAAGAGGCCTGCCGCCGAAACTGTCGAAGGTCTTGCGCCCGACGATGACCGGCTTGCCCAAGGTCAGCGCCTTGAACCGCTTGAGATCGGTCGAAAGCCTCCAGGGCATGTCGCCATCCCGGCCGATGACGCCGTTCTGCGAGACCGCGGCGATGATGACGAGGCGAGGCTTGCTCACACCGCCACCGCCGCCTTGATATGCGGATCGGCCTCATACCCCTCCAGCGCGAAATCCTCGAAGCGGAAGGAGAAGATGTCCTTTACCGCAGGATTGATGCGCATGGCGGGCAGCGCTTTCGGAGTGCGGGTCAACTGCAGCTTCGCCTGCTCGAAGTGATCCGAGTAGATATGCGTGTCGCCGAGCGTATGGACGAAGTCGCCGGGTTTCAGGCCGGTGACCTGGGCGACCATCATCGTCAGCAGGGCGTAGGACGCGATGTTGAACGGCACGCCGAGAAAGACGTCGGCGGAGCGCTGGTAGAGCTGGCAGGAGAGCTTGCCGTCGGCGATATAGAACTGGAACAGGCAATGGCAGGCCGGCAGCGCCATGTCGTCGAGCTGGCCGACGTTCCAGGCCGAAACGATATGCCGCCGCGAATTGGGGTTGACCTTGAGGCCCTCGATCAATTGCGAAATCTGGTCGACATGGCTGCCGTCGGGAGCGGGCCAGGAACGCCACTGATAACCGTAGACCGGGCCAAGCTCGCCCTTCTCGTCGGCCCATTCATCCCAGATCGAAACGCCGTTCTCCTTGAGGTAGGCGATATTGGTGTCGCCCTTCAGGAACCACAGCAGCTCGTGGATGATCGATCTCAAGTGCAGCTTCTTGGTCGTGAGGACCGGAAACCCTTCGCCGAGATCGAAGCGCATCTGGTAGCCGAAGACCGAGCGCGTGCCCTTGCCGGTCCGGTCGCCCCGGTCGGTGCCGGTTTCCATCACATGCCGGAGAAGATCGAGATATTGTTTCATGGGTCAGGCCGCCGGTTCCATCGTCACGGAATCATATAATAGCACAGGACGGCCCGACCAATCTCGTTTGACGGCTTTCCCCTGTTTTAGCGGTGCGGATCAGTCGGAGACGTATTTCCGCCAGTTGTGATTTTCGGAGAAACCCAGCACGTCGCGGATCTTGCGGTTACTGATCGGCGCCTCGAACTCGCCGATCTCGCCGACGATAGGCGTTCCGGGCGCCCAGCGATCGAGGAAGGGACGGGTCTGCTCCCGGGCGGTTATCGTGTCGTTGACCGCGTTGAAGACCTGGAACCCGAGCCCGTCCTTTTCGACGCAGAGATGGACGATCTGGCCGAGATCGCGGGCATCGATATAGCTCCAGGCATTGCGTTTGCGCGACGGCGGGTCGGCGAGGAAAGCGGGGAAGCGGCTGTAATCCTCCGGCGAGATCACGTTGCCGATCCGAAGCGCATAGATATCGGCGCCGAAACGCATGGAAAAGGCGCGCGCCGTCTTCTCGTTGACCACTTTCGACAGGCCGTAGCTATCCATCGGGTCGACATCGTAATCTTCGGTGAGAGGAAACGAATGATAGTCCTTGTCGCCCTCGGCGAAACAGACCCCATAGGTCGTCTCACTGGATGCGATGATCACCTTGGCGATGCCGAGCTTCATCGCCGCCTCGATGACATTGTAGGTGGAGATCGTGTTGGCCGAGAATGTCGCGTTGTCGGGGCGCATCAGGATGCGCGGCACGGCGGCGAAATGCACCACCGCATCGACGGGCGCCGGCCCCGTGCCGCTCTCCAGCCCCTGGAAGCCGAAATGCATCGAGAGCGCGTTGAAGGTCTCGCCGCCGTCCCTCAGATCGGTAATCAGCGTGTTGACGCCGGGACAATCGAGCGGCACAAGGTCGAGGTTGAAGACCTCATGCCCTTGGCCCAGAAGATATGGCACGACATGCCGTCCGGCCTTGCCGCTGCCGCCGGTGAATACGATCCGTTTGCCCATGACGCCGTCTCAATCCCATCCGGGCCCTGCCCTGCCTTTTCGAGACCGGCATCGCCGGCCGGAAATGACATTCCCGGTCGATGATGAAGC
It encodes:
- a CDS encoding dihydrofolate reductase: MSKPRLVIIAAVSQNGVIGRDGDMPWRLSTDLKRFKALTLGKPVIVGRKTFDSFGGRPLPGRPHVVVTRNPDFHYEGVDVAASLEEALKIAGHRAEEAGADEVYVLGGGEIYAQAIKTADMLRVTHVETDISDGDTFFPAIDPSVFEKIEEVALPVGEKDSYPTRFATYTRRTATN
- a CDS encoding thymidylate synthase; its protein translation is MKQYLDLLRHVMETGTDRGDRTGKGTRSVFGYQMRFDLGEGFPVLTTKKLHLRSIIHELLWFLKGDTNIAYLKENGVSIWDEWADEKGELGPVYGYQWRSWPAPDGSHVDQISQLIEGLKVNPNSRRHIVSAWNVGQLDDMALPACHCLFQFYIADGKLSCQLYQRSADVFLGVPFNIASYALLTMMVAQVTGLKPGDFVHTLGDTHIYSDHFEQAKLQLTRTPKALPAMRINPAVKDIFSFRFEDFALEGYEADPHIKAAVAV
- a CDS encoding NAD-dependent epimerase/dehydratase family protein, whose product is MGKRIVFTGGSGKAGRHVVPYLLGQGHEVFNLDLVPLDCPGVNTLITDLRDGGETFNALSMHFGFQGLESGTGPAPVDAVVHFAAVPRILMRPDNATFSANTISTYNVIEAAMKLGIAKVIIASSETTYGVCFAEGDKDYHSFPLTEDYDVDPMDSYGLSKVVNEKTARAFSMRFGADIYALRIGNVISPEDYSRFPAFLADPPSRKRNAWSYIDARDLGQIVHLCVEKDGLGFQVFNAVNDTITAREQTRPFLDRWAPGTPIVGEIGEFEAPISNRKIRDVLGFSENHNWRKYVSD